In a single window of the Methylococcus sp. Mc7 genome:
- the glnD gene encoding [protein-PII] uridylyltransferase has protein sequence MGEPNSDKPHDLHPSDRIGACKAQIQHNAAELAGRFRSGTPVAELIRERTVFIDHLLAEAWNQRLGRDATDVALVAVGGYGRGELLLHSDIDLLVLLDDAAQSSRQQDLSDFLRFLWDIGLKPGHSVRSPAECAEEARADQTVITNLLESRVLAGSAALWDAVRSEIAPERMWSSATFFEAKMAEQRVRYAKYHNTAYNLEPNVKEGPGGLRDIQLIGWIIRRHSDARGLQDLVAYGWLTDAEYRELKEAQEFLWRIRFALHALTGRCEDRLLFDYQRELAGLFGYRGETSNEVVEGFMQDYFRTVTGVERLNELLLQLFNEAVLHREEEFSPTPVNDHFQAVNDYLEAVHPEVFREHPLALLEVFLILQKNSTLEGVRAATIRLIRQHIHLIDDTFRNDPEACRLFMAILRQPGGITHQLRRMNRYGVLAAYLPEFGRVVGRMQYDLFHVYTVDEHTLFVVRNLRRFALEAFQHENPLCYELFQLIEKPELLYIAALMHDIAKGSGGDHSEVGEKIAEEFCRRHQIGPRETQLVKWLVRHHLVMSMTAQRKDLSDPEVIHEFARIVRNQNTLNHLYLLTVADIRATNPSLWNSWKGALLQDLYTSTSWTLRRGLDTPPDYAEQISAAKDEARALLQRFGLAEDAITAVWENIGDDYFLRFRPEEIAWHTTAIAACRPEHLPLVLLRPESLRGSAEVFIYDRNRDFLFAQSTAVLDQLGLTVLDAKIIASRQGFALLSFNVLEQSGTAPEGLFRLVQICDRLKEVLSGGSAPPPPVNRLAARQIRHFTVPTKVFFHDDPQNRFSVLELIATDRPGLLSKVGQAFMQTGIRLHNAKISTIGSRAEDIFFITDREDRPLSDEADRSALRQALIEFVGDH, from the coding sequence TTGGGCGAACCGAACTCGGATAAACCGCACGACCTTCATCCGTCCGACCGGATCGGGGCCTGCAAGGCGCAGATCCAGCACAACGCCGCCGAGCTGGCCGGGCGGTTCCGGTCCGGCACCCCCGTCGCCGAGCTGATCCGCGAGCGCACCGTTTTCATCGACCATCTGCTCGCCGAGGCATGGAACCAGCGCCTCGGGCGGGACGCCACCGACGTCGCACTGGTGGCCGTGGGTGGCTACGGACGCGGCGAACTGCTGCTGCATTCCGACATCGACCTGCTGGTGCTTCTCGACGATGCCGCACAGTCATCGCGCCAACAGGATCTGTCCGATTTCCTGCGCTTTCTTTGGGACATCGGCCTGAAGCCGGGCCACAGCGTAAGGTCGCCGGCCGAATGCGCGGAAGAGGCGCGCGCCGACCAGACCGTCATCACCAACCTCCTGGAGTCCCGAGTGCTGGCCGGCTCGGCAGCGCTGTGGGACGCGGTGAGGAGCGAAATCGCCCCGGAACGCATGTGGTCTTCCGCCACGTTCTTCGAGGCGAAGATGGCCGAGCAGCGGGTGCGCTACGCCAAGTACCACAACACGGCCTACAACCTCGAACCCAACGTCAAGGAAGGCCCGGGCGGCCTGCGCGACATCCAGCTCATCGGCTGGATCATCCGCCGCCACAGCGACGCGCGGGGACTGCAGGACCTGGTCGCATACGGCTGGCTGACCGACGCCGAATACCGGGAGCTGAAGGAGGCCCAGGAATTCCTCTGGCGAATCCGCTTCGCCTTGCACGCCCTCACCGGCCGTTGCGAAGACCGGCTGCTGTTCGATTACCAGCGCGAACTCGCCGGGCTTTTCGGCTACCGGGGCGAAACCAGCAATGAGGTCGTCGAAGGGTTCATGCAGGACTACTTCCGCACCGTCACCGGGGTGGAGCGCCTGAACGAGCTGCTGCTACAACTGTTCAACGAGGCCGTGCTGCACCGCGAGGAAGAGTTCTCGCCCACCCCCGTCAACGACCATTTCCAGGCGGTCAACGATTACCTGGAAGCCGTGCATCCCGAGGTTTTCCGCGAGCACCCCCTCGCCTTGCTGGAAGTGTTCCTGATCCTGCAGAAAAACAGCACGCTGGAAGGGGTCCGCGCCGCCACCATCCGTCTCATCCGCCAGCACATCCATCTGATCGACGACACCTTCCGCAACGATCCGGAAGCCTGCCGGCTGTTCATGGCCATTCTGCGCCAGCCGGGCGGCATCACCCACCAGCTGCGGCGGATGAACCGTTACGGGGTGCTCGCCGCCTACCTGCCCGAATTCGGCCGGGTCGTCGGCCGCATGCAGTACGACCTGTTCCATGTCTACACGGTGGACGAGCACACGCTGTTCGTGGTCCGCAACCTGCGGCGTTTCGCCCTGGAGGCGTTCCAGCACGAAAATCCGCTGTGCTATGAACTGTTCCAGCTCATCGAAAAACCCGAGCTGCTCTATATCGCCGCGCTGATGCACGACATCGCCAAAGGCTCGGGCGGCGACCATTCGGAAGTGGGCGAAAAGATCGCCGAGGAATTCTGCCGGCGCCACCAGATCGGGCCACGAGAAACCCAGTTGGTGAAATGGCTGGTGCGGCACCATCTGGTGATGTCGATGACGGCACAGCGCAAAGACCTGAGCGACCCGGAAGTCATCCACGAATTCGCCCGGATCGTGCGCAACCAGAACACGCTGAACCATCTCTATCTGCTCACCGTCGCCGACATACGCGCCACCAATCCATCCCTCTGGAACTCCTGGAAAGGCGCCCTGCTGCAGGATCTCTACACCAGCACCAGTTGGACCTTGCGGCGCGGACTGGACACGCCCCCGGACTACGCCGAACAGATCTCCGCCGCCAAGGACGAGGCGCGGGCGCTCCTGCAACGCTTCGGCCTGGCCGAGGACGCCATCACCGCGGTATGGGAGAACATCGGCGACGATTATTTCCTGCGCTTCCGGCCCGAGGAAATCGCCTGGCACACCACCGCCATCGCCGCCTGCCGGCCGGAGCATCTGCCCCTGGTCCTGCTGCGTCCGGAAAGCCTGCGCGGCAGTGCCGAAGTGTTCATTTACGACCGCAACCGCGACTTCCTGTTCGCCCAGAGCACCGCCGTGCTCGACCAGCTCGGGCTCACCGTGCTGGATGCCAAGATCATCGCCTCGCGCCAGGGGTTCGCGCTGCTCAGCTTCAATGTGCTGGAACAGTCCGGCACCGCGCCGGAGGGGCTGTTCCGCCTGGTGCAGATCTGCGACCGGCTGAAGGAAGTGCTGAGCGGCGGCAGCGCTCCGCCGCCTCCGGTCAACCGCCTGGCCGCCCGCCAGATCCGGCACTTCACCGTGCCGACCAAGGTATTCTTCCACGATGACCCGCAGAACCGGTTCAGTGTCCTCGAACTGATCGCCACCGACCGCCCCGGCCTGCTGTCCAAGGTCGGCCAGGCTTTCATGCAGACGGGCATACGCCTGCACAATGCTAAAATTTCCACCATCGGCAGCCGCGCCGAAGACATTTTCTTCATCACCGACCGGGAAGACCGGCCGCTGAGCGATGAAGCGGACCGGTCGGCCCTGCGGCAGGCGCTGATAGAATTCGTGGGCGACCACTGA
- a CDS encoding DUF6763 family protein gives MAIAIPEVDSWYEEGETGRQFRVVALDDASDTIEIQYLEGELSELDRNSWDQAAIVEIEAPEDWSAPFDDVETDDLGYSDPDLHLPDTDALTLDDVLEDEDKDKEPY, from the coding sequence ATGGCAATCGCAATACCGGAGGTAGACAGCTGGTACGAAGAAGGGGAAACCGGCAGGCAATTCCGGGTCGTGGCCCTGGACGACGCGAGCGACACCATCGAGATACAGTACCTCGAGGGAGAATTGAGCGAACTGGACCGGAACTCGTGGGACCAGGCCGCGATCGTCGAGATCGAAGCCCCGGAAGACTGGAGCGCGCCTTTCGACGACGTGGAAACAGACGATCTGGGCTACAGCGACCCCGATCTGCACCTCCCCGACACGGACGCTCTGACGCTGGACGACGTGCTGGAGGACGAGGACAAGGACAAGGAGCCGTACTGA
- the ald gene encoding alanine dehydrogenase, which translates to MKIGVPKEIKDLENRVAVTPQGVAALVRAGHEVLVEASAGLGSGFADEEYLAAGARLADAAGAWAAELVVKVKEPVPSEYPYLKRQTVFTFFHLAGVDPGLTRALLDGGTTAVAYETLEDAQGRLPLLAPMSAVAGNMAAQVGAYYLARFNGGRGVQLGEVMGVRHGKVVVIGDGVVGSHAALTAWGMGANVQVMGLVPEKGEALCRRAPGLEFFLSDGARLAETLRDADLVVGAVLQPGARADYIVTDAMVRSMPMGSVIVDVSIDQGGCVETSRPTSHSHPVYVEHGVIHYCVTNMPGAYPRTSTLALTDATLPYLLRLADEGEACLRADPGLAKAVNTYDGCITCRAAAEDLGLLERYRPFPG; encoded by the coding sequence ATGAAAATCGGCGTACCCAAGGAAATCAAGGACCTGGAAAACCGTGTGGCCGTCACCCCGCAAGGGGTTGCGGCCCTGGTGCGGGCCGGACACGAAGTGCTCGTCGAAGCCTCGGCCGGCCTCGGGTCGGGGTTTGCCGACGAGGAATATCTGGCGGCGGGAGCGCGGCTGGCGGACGCGGCCGGTGCCTGGGCCGCCGAACTCGTGGTCAAGGTGAAAGAGCCGGTGCCGTCGGAATACCCTTACCTCAAGCGGCAGACGGTATTCACCTTCTTCCACCTGGCCGGCGTCGATCCCGGCCTGACCCGGGCGTTGCTGGACGGCGGCACCACGGCGGTGGCTTACGAGACGCTGGAGGACGCGCAGGGGCGTCTGCCGCTGCTCGCGCCGATGAGCGCGGTGGCGGGCAACATGGCCGCTCAGGTCGGCGCTTATTATCTGGCGCGCTTCAACGGCGGCAGGGGAGTGCAACTCGGCGAGGTCATGGGTGTGCGCCACGGCAAGGTCGTGGTGATCGGCGATGGCGTGGTCGGCTCGCATGCCGCCCTCACCGCCTGGGGCATGGGCGCCAACGTCCAGGTCATGGGGCTGGTGCCGGAGAAGGGCGAGGCCCTGTGCCGGCGGGCTCCGGGGCTGGAGTTCTTCCTCTCGGACGGCGCGCGCCTGGCGGAGACCTTGCGCGATGCCGATCTGGTGGTGGGGGCGGTGCTGCAGCCGGGTGCCCGTGCCGATTACATCGTGACCGACGCCATGGTGAGGTCGATGCCGATGGGATCGGTGATCGTCGACGTCAGCATCGATCAGGGCGGCTGCGTGGAGACGTCCAGGCCGACCTCGCATTCCCATCCGGTCTACGTGGAGCACGGTGTGATCCACTATTGCGTGACCAACATGCCGGGCGCCTACCCGCGCACTTCGACCCTGGCGCTGACCGACGCGACCCTGCCTTATCTGCTGCGCCTGGCCGATGAAGGCGAAGCCTGCCTGCGGGCCGATCCGGGACTGGCCAAGGCCGTGAACACCTACGACGGCTGTATCACCTGCCGGGCGGCGGCGGAAGACCTCGGACTGCTGGAACGCTATCGTCCGTTTCCCGGCTAG
- a CDS encoding host attachment protein, giving the protein MFKTWVVAAESSRARIFAIDNRLNPLKEIDDLVHAEGRAKEQDLTSDRPGRMLNSSTEGRHDYEKPQDAKQHEAQVFAKRVAERLEQARVNGDCLSLILIAGPEFLGMLRQALSGPTAKLVSKTLDKNLVQKTEQEIRSYIFS; this is encoded by the coding sequence ATGTTCAAAACATGGGTGGTTGCCGCAGAGAGCAGCCGTGCGCGAATCTTCGCCATCGACAATCGACTGAATCCGCTCAAGGAAATCGACGATCTGGTGCATGCGGAGGGTCGAGCCAAAGAGCAGGATCTGACCTCGGACCGCCCGGGCCGGATGCTGAACAGCTCGACCGAGGGGCGCCACGACTACGAGAAGCCGCAGGATGCCAAGCAGCATGAGGCGCAGGTTTTCGCCAAGCGGGTGGCCGAGCGCCTCGAGCAGGCGCGGGTCAATGGCGATTGCCTCTCGCTCATCCTGATCGCGGGGCCCGAGTTTCTCGGAATGTTGCGCCAGGCTTTGAGCGGTCCCACCGCCAAGCTGGTCAGCAAGACCCTGGACAAGAATCTGGTTCAGAAAACCGAACAGGAAATCCGCAGTTACATTTTCTCATGA
- the glk gene encoding glucokinase gives MSGAKSVLLAGDIGATKTVLGLFDCWGDRLVCLSEAIFASADYASLEAVVAEFLRGQGAGMPEVACFGVPGPVSEGRCEITNLPWVLSERELAEATGVSAVRLLNDVQAMALGMAYRLGEDDWVELNPHAVRPRPGNIAVIAAGTGLGEAILYWDGERYHALPTEGGHSDFAPNGPLEEGLLTFLRDRFCGHVSYERILSGSGLANLYDYLRHAGVAPESEALHAALAGAPDRAPIIAKWALERHDALCTAVLDLFAAIYGAEAGNLVLKSLALGGVIVGGGIAPKILPVLQTGKFMAGFTAKGRLSSLLGGLPVRVAVHPQPALLGAAHAASAML, from the coding sequence TTGAGCGGGGCGAAGAGTGTGCTGCTGGCGGGAGACATCGGCGCCACCAAGACGGTCCTCGGGCTGTTCGACTGCTGGGGCGACAGGCTGGTCTGCCTGAGCGAGGCGATTTTCGCGAGCGCGGACTACGCCTCGCTGGAGGCGGTCGTGGCGGAGTTCCTGCGGGGACAGGGGGCAGGGATGCCCGAAGTCGCCTGTTTCGGCGTGCCGGGACCGGTGAGCGAAGGCCGTTGCGAAATCACCAATCTGCCATGGGTCCTGTCCGAGCGGGAACTGGCGGAGGCAACGGGTGTGAGCGCTGTGCGCCTGCTGAACGACGTCCAGGCCATGGCACTGGGCATGGCCTACCGGCTGGGCGAGGACGACTGGGTGGAACTGAACCCCCATGCCGTCCGGCCGCGGCCGGGCAACATCGCGGTGATCGCCGCCGGGACGGGGCTGGGCGAGGCCATTCTGTACTGGGACGGCGAGCGCTACCACGCCCTGCCGACCGAAGGCGGGCACAGCGACTTCGCCCCCAACGGCCCCCTGGAAGAAGGGCTGCTCACCTTTCTGCGGGACCGCTTCTGCGGGCACGTCAGCTATGAGCGGATACTGTCCGGCTCGGGGCTGGCCAATCTCTACGACTACCTGCGCCACGCCGGCGTGGCCCCGGAAAGCGAGGCGCTGCATGCGGCGCTGGCCGGCGCCCCCGACCGTGCGCCGATCATCGCCAAGTGGGCCTTGGAACGGCATGACGCCCTTTGCACCGCGGTGCTCGATCTGTTCGCGGCGATCTACGGGGCGGAGGCCGGGAATTTGGTCCTCAAATCGCTCGCGCTCGGCGGCGTGATCGTCGGCGGGGGCATCGCGCCGAAAATCCTCCCCGTCCTGCAAACCGGGAAATTCATGGCCGGCTTCACGGCAAAGGGAAGGCTTTCCTCCCTGCTGGGGGGGCTGCCGGTGCGGGTGGCCGTTCATCCCCAGCCCGCCCTGCTGGGGGCGGCGCATGCCGCCTCGGCCATGCTTTAG
- a CDS encoding DUF411 domain-containing protein, with protein MRRTILLGLALCAALPLSAKEKPAPVEATVYRSPTCGCCKKWVEHIQANGFAVKDIVKDDMAAVKRELGVPENLASCHTAVIGGYRIEGHVPAADIRKLLDAKAPLLGLSVPGMPVGTPGMEAGGRKDAYSVVGFGPGGSVQSVHDYAGD; from the coding sequence ATGCGCAGAACGATACTTTTGGGGCTGGCACTGTGCGCCGCCCTTCCTTTGTCCGCCAAGGAAAAGCCCGCGCCCGTGGAGGCGACGGTATACCGCAGCCCGACCTGCGGCTGCTGCAAGAAGTGGGTGGAACACATCCAGGCGAACGGTTTCGCCGTCAAGGACATCGTCAAGGACGACATGGCGGCGGTAAAGCGCGAACTGGGCGTACCGGAGAATCTGGCGTCCTGCCATACCGCGGTGATCGGCGGCTACCGCATCGAGGGCCATGTGCCGGCGGCGGACATCCGCAAGCTGCTGGACGCCAAAGCGCCGCTCCTGGGCCTGAGCGTGCCCGGGATGCCGGTCGGTACGCCGGGGATGGAAGCGGGCGGGCGGAAGGACGCCTACAGCGTCGTCGGTTTCGGGCCGGGCGGCAGCGTCCAGTCCGTGCACGACTATGCGGGGGACTGA
- a CDS encoding secondary thiamine-phosphate synthase enzyme YjbQ, with product MWFQKTIVLKPRSRGFHLITAEITANLPELERFRQGLAHFFIQHTSASLTINENADADVRRDLESYLLAQVPERAPYYRHTLEGDDDMPAHIKATLVGNSVTVPVRQGRLALGTWQGIYLGEHRTHGGARSLVATLHGD from the coding sequence ATGTGGTTTCAGAAGACGATCGTTCTCAAGCCTCGCTCGCGGGGATTCCATCTGATCACTGCGGAAATCACGGCGAACTTGCCCGAGCTCGAGCGGTTTCGCCAGGGTCTTGCCCATTTCTTCATCCAGCACACCTCCGCTTCCCTGACCATCAACGAAAACGCCGACGCCGACGTGCGCCGCGATCTCGAATCCTATCTGCTGGCGCAGGTGCCGGAGCGGGCCCCTTATTACCGCCACACCCTGGAAGGGGATGACGACATGCCGGCCCACATCAAGGCCACCCTGGTCGGCAACAGCGTGACCGTTCCCGTGCGGCAGGGCCGGCTGGCCTTGGGGACCTGGCAGGGAATCTATCTGGGCGAGCACCGGACGCACGGCGGAGCCCGCTCCCTCGTCGCCACCTTGCACGGCGACTGA
- a CDS encoding DUF1826 domain-containing protein — protein MAALARVIAQGEADLVAAIAEDADELFRESKPGVDLRVCHREPDAALGGFVDTLLRQMVRLDVTRGIDFENFDFRSLLSWARDIPGYRAWVWDVTQLTCRWCDWHRTEYAVLRLRILDAGAVEEETGGLQLACLYGGALKSRRFDMARGEGETEASDGMYRVAASPDLVPPYAVAITTPKARQVLDFPRGLGQMPRRLLLTVHGQRDT, from the coding sequence ATGGCGGCATTGGCGAGAGTCATCGCACAGGGTGAGGCGGATCTGGTGGCTGCAATAGCCGAGGACGCGGATGAGCTGTTCCGCGAGAGCAAGCCGGGCGTGGACCTGCGGGTCTGCCACCGCGAGCCCGACGCGGCCCTGGGCGGTTTCGTCGATACCTTGCTGCGGCAGATGGTGCGGCTCGATGTGACGCGCGGCATCGATTTCGAAAACTTCGACTTCCGCTCTCTGCTTTCCTGGGCCCGGGACATTCCGGGCTACCGGGCTTGGGTGTGGGACGTCACCCAGCTGACCTGCCGCTGGTGCGACTGGCACCGGACCGAATATGCGGTGTTGCGGCTCCGCATCCTGGACGCCGGTGCCGTCGAAGAGGAAACCGGTGGGCTGCAACTGGCTTGCCTTTATGGAGGCGCCCTCAAATCGCGGCGCTTCGATATGGCGCGGGGAGAGGGGGAAACGGAAGCTTCCGACGGCATGTATCGCGTCGCGGCGTCCCCCGATCTGGTGCCGCCCTATGCCGTCGCCATCACCACCCCGAAAGCGAGGCAGGTGTTGGATTTCCCCCGCGGACTGGGTCAAATGCCCCGGCGTTTGCTGCTGACCGTCCACGGCCAGCGCGACACCTGA
- a CDS encoding YbaY family lipoprotein yields the protein MKFLAFALAAPLFLSACSLFHSDETNPHFAKVTGTVSWRERVELNPNAELIVSLEDVTRHDVRPVLVGMAEDTWPGSSPVSFEVSFDRRVVAEDRHYRVRAVVKQDGETVLASRHGVPVLTFGHPDRADLELHRVAGP from the coding sequence ATGAAATTCCTGGCTTTCGCACTGGCTGCGCCGCTGTTCCTGTCCGCATGCAGCCTGTTTCACAGCGATGAAACCAATCCCCATTTCGCCAAAGTCACCGGCACGGTGAGCTGGCGCGAGCGCGTGGAGCTGAATCCGAACGCGGAACTGATCGTCAGCCTGGAAGACGTGACACGCCACGACGTCCGGCCGGTGCTGGTCGGCATGGCCGAGGACACCTGGCCCGGTTCGTCGCCGGTGTCCTTCGAAGTGTCGTTCGACCGGCGGGTGGTGGCGGAAGACCGGCATTACCGGGTGAGGGCCGTGGTCAAGCAGGACGGCGAGACGGTGCTCGCGTCCCGGCATGGTGTGCCGGTGCTGACTTTCGGCCATCCCGACCGCGCCGATCTGGAACTGCACCGCGTTGCCGGCCCCTAG
- a CDS encoding ABC transporter permease: protein MKKGGRLRTIFRLGLKELASLRRDLAMLILIVYGFTVMIYIPASRGMLELRNGAVAVVDEDRSELSREIVAALPQPYFLLPDPLPMDQVDSMLDAGRYAFVIDVPPRFQADFLAGRQPEIQVDVDATAMSQAGIGAGYIERIIREEAAGFGRNGVTPADAGVNLAIRTLYNPNAQESWFVSVMVLINVVNLLSIITSGAALMRERERGTVEHLLTLPLGPFEIVCAKIWANGLVVVVAVGLSLTLVVEGVLGVPLAGSLPLFLAATALYLFTSTAIGIFLATVARSMPQLGLLCILVVFPITTLSGNTVPLDSMPEPIQRVMALFASTHYVKIAQAVLYRGAGFAAVWLQFLIMAGIGALFFLLALARFRHTVARQVG, encoded by the coding sequence ATGAAGAAAGGGGGACGTCTGCGCACGATTTTCCGCCTGGGGCTGAAGGAGCTGGCCAGTCTCCGCCGCGACCTGGCCATGCTGATCCTGATCGTCTACGGCTTCACCGTGATGATCTACATTCCCGCCAGCCGCGGCATGTTGGAGCTCCGGAACGGGGCGGTGGCGGTGGTGGACGAGGACCGCTCCGAGTTGTCCAGGGAGATCGTCGCCGCCCTGCCGCAGCCTTATTTTCTGCTGCCCGATCCGCTGCCGATGGACCAGGTGGACAGCATGCTCGATGCCGGCCGCTACGCCTTCGTGATCGACGTTCCGCCCCGCTTCCAGGCCGATTTTCTGGCCGGAAGACAGCCGGAAATCCAGGTCGACGTCGATGCGACGGCGATGAGCCAGGCCGGCATCGGCGCCGGCTACATCGAACGGATCATCCGCGAAGAGGCCGCCGGTTTCGGTAGGAACGGGGTCACCCCTGCGGATGCCGGCGTCAATCTGGCGATACGCACCCTTTACAATCCCAATGCCCAGGAAAGCTGGTTCGTCTCGGTGATGGTCCTCATCAACGTGGTCAATCTGCTTTCCATCATCACCTCCGGCGCCGCGCTGATGCGGGAACGGGAGCGCGGCACCGTCGAGCACCTGCTGACCCTGCCGCTCGGCCCCTTCGAGATCGTGTGCGCGAAGATCTGGGCCAACGGCCTGGTGGTGGTCGTGGCGGTCGGCCTGTCATTGACCCTGGTCGTGGAGGGCGTGCTCGGCGTGCCGCTGGCGGGATCGCTGCCATTGTTCCTGGCCGCCACGGCGCTGTATCTGTTCACTTCCACCGCGATCGGCATCTTCCTCGCCACGGTGGCACGTTCGATGCCCCAACTCGGGCTGCTGTGCATTCTGGTGGTGTTTCCGATCACCACGCTGTCCGGCAATACCGTTCCTCTGGACAGCATGCCGGAACCGATCCAGCGGGTGATGGCGTTGTTCGCCTCGACGCATTACGTCAAGATCGCGCAGGCCGTGCTTTACCGCGGCGCGGGTTTCGCAGCCGTCTGGCTGCAGTTCCTGATCATGGCCGGCATCGGCGCGCTGTTTTTCTTGCTGGCCCTGGCCCGCTTCAGGCATACCGTCGCGCGGCAGGTGGGCTGA